A region from the Methylocella sp. genome encodes:
- a CDS encoding HdeD family acid-resistance protein gives MVESAGKPATSSTQPFGGGDIPGALRKTLSDHWKWFLAEGIILVILGIAAVAAPLVAGVATTLFVGWLFLFAGVAGLVATFSARTAPGFWWSELSSFVVLIAGLVLLWNPLHGLITLTYVLIAYFIVDGILTIILALEHRKDLSDRWQWLVVNGVIDLILAGIVISGLPGAFAWALGLLVGIDLVFGGSSLIAMAMAARKTESVRLAA, from the coding sequence ATGGTCGAATCCGCAGGAAAGCCAGCAACGTCTTCAACTCAACCTTTCGGCGGCGGGGACATCCCCGGCGCGCTGAGAAAAACCCTCAGCGACCATTGGAAATGGTTCCTGGCCGAGGGAATCATTCTCGTCATTCTCGGTATTGCGGCGGTGGCCGCGCCGCTTGTTGCGGGCGTGGCGACGACATTATTCGTCGGATGGCTTTTTCTCTTCGCCGGAGTCGCAGGCCTCGTCGCGACATTCAGCGCGCGGACGGCTCCTGGATTCTGGTGGTCGGAGCTTTCTTCATTCGTCGTGCTGATCGCGGGCCTAGTGCTGCTCTGGAATCCGCTGCACGGGCTGATCACTTTGACGTATGTGCTGATCGCCTATTTCATTGTGGACGGCATCTTGACAATAATCCTCGCCCTTGAGCACCGCAAAGATCTCTCGGACCGATGGCAGTGGCTCGTCGTCAATGGCGTTATCGATCTTATCCTTGCAGGCATAGTCATCTCTGGCTTGCCGGGCGCTTTCGCCTGGGCGCTTGGCCTTCTTGTCGGCATTGATCTGGTGTTCGGCGGCTCGTCGCTGATCGCCATGGCGATGGCGGCGCGCAAAACCGAATCCGTTCGCCTCGCCGCTTGA
- a CDS encoding class I SAM-dependent methyltransferase — protein sequence MAATENDGVYGIPPEGLIALVAGATQVSPLIPGAAALEAQGEGSFGEMTMLAPPGTLERRYAMALALNALAPGGRLTALAPKDKGGSRIADELRQFGAAVIENAKRHHRICVCERPDVIAGFDEALSGGAAQWVEPIGLWSQPGVFSWNRIDPGSALLTENLPPLSGRGADFGCGVGYLSKTALTSPKVAQLSLIDIDRRAIEAARRNVEDVRARFFWADARRADAGLSELDFVVMNPPFHDGGAEDQSLGQSFVTRAAQVLRKGGALWLTANRHLPYEAVLKPLFRRVTLKVEAGGYKIFEAQK from the coding sequence GTGGCGGCAACTGAGAATGATGGCGTCTATGGAATTCCGCCAGAAGGACTGATCGCTCTTGTTGCAGGCGCGACGCAGGTTTCGCCGCTCATCCCCGGCGCCGCGGCGCTGGAGGCGCAGGGCGAGGGATCCTTCGGCGAGATGACGATGCTGGCTCCGCCAGGCACTTTGGAGCGGCGCTATGCGATGGCGTTGGCGCTGAACGCTTTGGCCCCCGGCGGACGCTTGACCGCCCTGGCGCCGAAAGACAAAGGCGGCTCGCGCATAGCCGATGAATTGCGCCAGTTTGGCGCTGCCGTGATCGAGAACGCAAAGCGCCATCATCGCATCTGCGTTTGCGAACGCCCAGACGTGATCGCCGGCTTTGACGAGGCGCTGAGCGGGGGCGCGGCGCAGTGGGTCGAGCCTATCGGCCTCTGGTCGCAACCCGGCGTGTTCAGCTGGAACAGGATAGACCCCGGCAGCGCGCTGCTGACGGAAAATCTTCCTCCTTTATCAGGGCGCGGCGCCGATTTTGGCTGTGGCGTCGGCTATTTGTCCAAAACCGCGCTGACCTCGCCGAAGGTCGCGCAGCTTTCCCTGATCGACATCGACCGCCGCGCGATCGAAGCGGCTCGCCGCAATGTCGAGGACGTTCGCGCGCGTTTTTTCTGGGCCGACGCGCGGCGCGCCGACGCCGGTCTTTCCGAACTCGATTTTGTGGTCATGAACCCGCCTTTCCATGATGGCGGCGCCGAAGACCAGAGCCTTGGGCAGAGTTTTGTGACGCGCGCCGCGCAAGTTCTTCGCAAGGGCGGCGCGCTATGGCTCACCGCCAATCGCCATTTGCCTTATGAAGCGGTGCTGAAGCCCTTGTTCAGGCGCGTCACGCTGAAAGTGGAAGCTGGAGGGTACAAGATTTTCGAGGCGCAGAAATGA
- a CDS encoding pseudouridine synthase, giving the protein MSKAAANLRLDRLLANLGYGTRRQAQQIVRARRVTLDGEALVDPDQRMAIAPDLSLRMRVNGEPLDPPPGLVLLLHKPCGVTCSHKEAGPLVYGLLPPRFSLREPPLSTIGRLDKNTSGLLLLTDDGELLHRIISPRNHVAKRYRVTLEQDMRGDERDIFASGALMLDGEEKPLLPVGLEMLSPTSAYVTLTEGRYHQVRRMFAAVGNYVAALHRDRVGALELPDALAPGEFMAFSVAEIAATLFPERKLDATSLS; this is encoded by the coding sequence ATGAGCAAGGCCGCCGCGAATTTGCGGCTCGATCGGCTGCTCGCGAACCTTGGCTATGGCACGCGCCGGCAAGCGCAGCAGATTGTTCGCGCCCGTCGGGTTACGCTGGATGGAGAGGCGCTCGTCGATCCCGACCAGCGCATGGCGATAGCGCCGGATCTTTCCTTGCGCATGCGCGTCAACGGCGAGCCGCTCGACCCGCCGCCGGGGCTGGTTTTGTTGTTGCACAAGCCTTGCGGCGTCACCTGTTCGCACAAAGAGGCGGGGCCGCTGGTCTATGGGCTTCTGCCGCCGCGTTTCAGTTTGCGCGAGCCGCCGCTCTCAACCATCGGCCGTCTCGATAAAAACACCTCCGGCCTGTTGCTGCTGACGGATGATGGCGAACTGCTGCATAGAATCATTTCGCCGCGCAATCACGTGGCGAAACGTTACCGCGTGACCCTGGAGCAGGACATGCGCGGCGACGAGCGTGATATTTTTGCGTCGGGAGCCTTGATGCTCGACGGCGAGGAAAAGCCGCTGTTGCCGGTCGGTCTCGAAATGCTGTCGCCGACCAGCGCCTATGTGACCTTGACGGAGGGGCGCTATCATCAAGTTCGCCGCATGTTCGCGGCGGTAGGCAACTACGTCGCGGCGTTGCATCGAGATCGGGTCGGAGCGCTGGAGTTGCCGGATGCGCTTGCGCCGGGCGAGTTTATGGCGTTCAGCGTGGCGGAGATTGCGGCGACCTTGTTTCCCGAGAGGAAGCTTGACGCGACGAGCTTGAGCTGA
- a CDS encoding nitrate/nitrite transporter, which translates to MIKREFLKAGHLPTLLSAFFYFDMSFMVWVILGPLGIQIASSLHLDAVQKGLMVALPALAGAFLRVAMGVLVDRVKPKLAGIIGQTAVIIAVLAAWFLGIHNFPQILLFGVALGIAGASFAVALPLASRWYPPQYQGIALGIAGAGNSGTVFAALFAPSLAVAFGWINVIGLTAIPLTIALIVYVIFAKDSPNPPPPKTLKEYAAVLKLSDSWWFMFFYAVTFGGFSGLASSLSIYFNSEYGLSAVTAGYFTAAAVFAGSMVRPIGGALADRIGGIRTLTVMYAVAMTALAIVSFRLPQPGMALTFFVFGMLALGMGNGAVFQLVPQRFRSEIGVMTGLVGMTGGIGGFYLASSLGISKQLTGSYQIGLLIFAALAGLALFGLFAVKTRWRTTWGAASLVSAKI; encoded by the coding sequence ATGATCAAGCGAGAGTTCTTAAAAGCCGGCCACCTCCCAACGCTACTCTCCGCCTTCTTCTATTTCGACATGAGCTTCATGGTTTGGGTGATCCTCGGCCCGCTGGGAATTCAGATCGCCAGCAGCCTGCACCTTGATGCGGTGCAAAAAGGCCTGATGGTAGCCTTGCCCGCTCTCGCCGGTGCGTTTTTGCGCGTGGCGATGGGCGTTTTGGTCGATCGGGTGAAGCCGAAGCTGGCCGGCATTATCGGTCAGACGGCGGTGATCATCGCCGTGCTCGCCGCTTGGTTTTTGGGAATTCACAACTTTCCTCAAATCCTGCTTTTTGGCGTTGCGCTCGGAATCGCCGGGGCCTCATTCGCCGTTGCGCTGCCGTTGGCCTCGCGCTGGTATCCGCCTCAATATCAAGGGATTGCGCTCGGAATCGCCGGGGCCGGCAACTCCGGGACGGTGTTCGCCGCCTTGTTCGCGCCGAGTCTTGCGGTTGCGTTCGGCTGGATCAACGTCATCGGCCTCACCGCAATTCCGCTGACCATCGCGCTCATCGTCTATGTGATCTTCGCCAAGGACAGTCCCAACCCCCCGCCGCCGAAAACGCTAAAGGAATACGCTGCGGTGCTGAAACTCAGCGATTCCTGGTGGTTCATGTTCTTCTACGCCGTCACTTTCGGCGGCTTTTCGGGGCTCGCGTCCTCGCTCAGCATTTATTTCAATTCTGAATACGGCCTCAGCGCCGTGACGGCTGGATATTTTACCGCCGCCGCGGTTTTCGCTGGGTCCATGGTGCGGCCGATCGGCGGCGCCTTGGCGGATCGCATCGGCGGAATCCGCACATTGACGGTCATGTACGCGGTGGCCATGACCGCTCTGGCGATCGTCAGCTTCCGTCTGCCTCAGCCCGGGATGGCGCTGACGTTCTTCGTCTTCGGCATGCTGGCGCTGGGAATGGGGAACGGCGCCGTGTTTCAACTGGTGCCGCAGCGCTTCAGATCCGAAATAGGGGTGATGACCGGCCTCGTCGGGATGACCGGGGGCATCGGCGGTTTCTACCTCGCGTCAAGTCTTGGTATATCGAAACAGCTCACGGGTTCTTATCAGATCGGGCTTCTGATCTTCGCGGCGCTAGCGGGTTTGGCTTTGTTTGGCCTCTTCGCCGTGAAGACCCGCTGGCGCACCACCTGGGGTGCGGCCAGCCTCGTCTCCGCGAAAATCTAA
- a CDS encoding MaoC family dehydratase, giving the protein MAAGDSAGEALLYLDDLRIGQRFVSASHQMDEGQIKAFAAQFDPQPFHLDDDAAKGTLFGGLVASGWHTAAITMKLLVEGGAPMAGGVIGAGGEVTWPRPTRPGDMLHVESKIVDIAPSRSRPDRGMVIVRSETRNQREETVQIMTAKLVVQRRPTQAEAALPD; this is encoded by the coding sequence ATGGCTGCTGGCGACTCTGCGGGCGAGGCTTTGCTCTATCTCGATGATCTGCGCATCGGGCAGCGCTTCGTCAGTGCATCGCATCAGATGGACGAAGGTCAGATCAAGGCTTTCGCCGCGCAGTTCGATCCGCAGCCTTTCCATCTCGATGATGACGCGGCGAAGGGCACACTGTTCGGCGGCCTTGTCGCCAGCGGCTGGCACACTGCCGCGATAACGATGAAGCTTCTGGTAGAAGGCGGCGCGCCAATGGCGGGCGGCGTCATCGGCGCGGGAGGCGAAGTCACCTGGCCAAGGCCGACGCGCCCAGGCGATATGCTTCACGTGGAAAGCAAGATCGTGGACATCGCGCCATCGCGATCCCGCCCCGACCGGGGAATGGTCATAGTTCGGAGCGAAACGCGCAACCAGCGCGAGGAGACTGTGCAGATCATGACGGCGAAGCTCGTCGTCCAGCGCCGCCCCACGCAGGCGGAAGCGGCGCTCCCGGATTAG
- a CDS encoding CHASE3 domain-containing protein: protein MPVFLRRRSIIALAIALGMLLSAIAATAVLVGVQASDQKKVQRSLEVQIRLNHVFSLLQDAETGQRGFLLTGKESYLEPYVAALSAIDQEMQALGSIVVGDDRQAKALSELRQAAHQKVAELQDTVELKRDGKTNAALALVQTDKGQDLMARVRGAVESMDATEQRTLAESQAYSLRTGFLTEAGVAGALLLAIILGALTIRDTKRLFVAVADANDALHLANRKIVQEAEQKQRLEHQLRHSQRMDAIGQLTGGIAHDFNNMLAVVIGSLNLLKRKVERGEEDFMRFVDGALDGAERAAVLTHRLLAFSRQQPLAPQAIDANKFVAGMSDMMRRTLGDAIKVETVLAGGLWRTYADPSQLESAILNLAVNSRDAMPDGGRLTIETANTSLDDAYAEQNVGVQAGQYVLVSVTDTGSGMSPEVAAKAFDPFFTTKAAGKGTGLGLSQIFGFVKQSGGHVKIYAELGQGTAIKIYLPRFFGDDAERPISAAASGEPIPVGSADIVVLIVEDEERMLRLAIEAFRDLGYSVLYANGPANALRIIDEHPEINLLFTDIVMPEMNGRKLAEQALLRLPRLRVIYTTGFSRNAVIHNGILDRDVNFLPKPFTLEQLARKVKAALSGARQG from the coding sequence ATGCCGGTCTTTCTGCGTAGACGCTCCATCATCGCTCTTGCGATCGCGCTGGGGATGCTGCTTAGCGCCATCGCTGCGACGGCGGTCCTCGTCGGCGTGCAGGCAAGCGATCAGAAAAAAGTTCAGCGTTCTCTCGAAGTCCAGATCCGCCTAAACCACGTCTTTTCGCTGTTACAGGATGCGGAGACGGGGCAACGCGGTTTTCTGCTGACAGGCAAGGAAAGCTATCTTGAACCCTATGTGGCGGCTCTCAGCGCTATAGACCAGGAAATGCAGGCGCTGGGCTCGATAGTCGTCGGCGATGATCGTCAGGCCAAGGCGCTCTCCGAGCTGCGCCAGGCCGCTCACCAGAAGGTCGCCGAGCTGCAAGACACCGTCGAACTGAAGCGCGATGGCAAGACGAACGCCGCGCTGGCCTTGGTTCAAACCGATAAGGGGCAGGACTTGATGGCGCGCGTCCGCGGCGCGGTCGAGAGCATGGACGCAACGGAACAGCGAACGCTCGCGGAAAGTCAGGCCTATTCGCTGCGCACAGGCTTTTTGACGGAAGCTGGAGTGGCCGGAGCGCTGCTGCTCGCGATCATCCTTGGCGCGTTGACGATCAGGGATACGAAACGCCTTTTCGTCGCCGTTGCGGACGCCAATGACGCGCTTCATCTCGCCAATCGCAAGATCGTGCAGGAGGCTGAACAAAAGCAGCGCCTGGAGCACCAATTGCGCCATTCGCAGAGAATGGATGCGATCGGGCAGCTGACCGGCGGCATCGCGCATGACTTCAACAATATGTTGGCCGTGGTCATCGGCAGCCTGAATCTGTTGAAGCGCAAGGTGGAGCGCGGCGAAGAGGATTTCATGAGATTCGTCGATGGCGCGCTCGACGGGGCCGAACGCGCCGCAGTGCTGACCCACCGCCTATTGGCTTTCTCGCGCCAACAGCCGTTGGCGCCGCAGGCGATCGACGCCAACAAATTCGTGGCGGGCATGTCGGACATGATGCGCCGGACGCTCGGCGACGCGATCAAGGTGGAGACTGTCCTGGCGGGCGGCCTCTGGCGCACTTACGCTGATCCGAGCCAACTGGAAAGCGCCATTCTCAATCTTGCGGTCAACAGCCGCGACGCCATGCCGGACGGCGGCAGACTGACCATCGAGACGGCCAACACCAGTCTGGACGACGCCTACGCCGAGCAGAATGTCGGCGTCCAGGCCGGACAATATGTCCTCGTCTCCGTAACCGACACCGGATCAGGAATGTCCCCCGAGGTCGCGGCGAAAGCTTTCGACCCCTTCTTCACGACCAAAGCCGCAGGCAAGGGAACAGGCCTTGGCCTCAGCCAAATCTTCGGCTTCGTGAAGCAATCCGGCGGTCATGTCAAAATCTACGCCGAACTTGGCCAAGGAACGGCGATCAAGATTTATCTTCCCCGGTTTTTTGGCGACGATGCCGAGCGGCCGATATCCGCCGCCGCGTCCGGCGAGCCAATCCCGGTGGGGAGCGCCGATATTGTCGTTCTGATCGTTGAGGACGAAGAGCGGATGCTTCGGCTGGCGATCGAAGCCTTCCGGGATCTCGGCTATAGCGTCCTCTACGCCAATGGTCCGGCCAACGCGCTGCGGATTATCGACGAACACCCGGAGATCAATCTCCTATTTACCGATATCGTCATGCCGGAGATGAACGGGCGCAAGCTGGCGGAACAGGCGCTTTTAAGGCTCCCGCGTCTCAGGGTCATCTACACGACGGGCTTCAGCCGCAATGCCGTGATTCACAATGGCATACTCGATCGCGACGTTAATTTTCTGCCGAAGCCCTTTACGCTGGAGCAGCTGGCGCGGAAAGTGAAAGCCGCTTTGAGCGGCGCGAGACAAGGTTGA
- a CDS encoding bifunctional protein-serine/threonine kinase/phosphatase: MTSEPLTDCLDVRVGLCSEQGRRERNEDYAGFYAGTPDQRARFGVIAAIADGVGGAKGGRVAAELAVRNFIDGYLSQPPTQGVRQAGARSLEAVNRWTHAIGRTDPALQNMGCTFTALILRGRQAHVLHLGDTRLYRLRDNRLTLLTEDHTLSGAGRNHILTRAIGPAAGVQIDYLMEEPRVYDRFLLCTDGVHGVLSNRRLQEELARDAAPDETATQIVSAALAARGGDNATALVVDVLSLPAANLADLRLTAAALPILAPRNVGDRVDGYFLGAMLADGRYNRVFRGIDEISQQEVIIKFPKPSVGEDAVLRQAFLRESWIATRVRSPFVGEGVEVSAQRRSCLYTVMPFYEGETLERRLRRPPAVRLASGLSIAIKLAKAVAALHRAGIIHRDIKPDNVVLLADGGLKLIDLGVARLPHFEDAPMEAAPGTPSYMAPELITGAPGDEKSDQFALGVTIYRMFAGAGPYGEIEPFSHPRFGRPAPLEKLRPDLPAWLDRVLARAFAVRPDDRFADVLELIFELENGADRGRPGPAPREPLYARNPLTFWKVVSAILAALLITSIAVLRRH; encoded by the coding sequence TTGACCAGTGAGCCTCTAACCGATTGCCTCGATGTGCGCGTCGGCCTTTGCTCTGAGCAGGGACGCCGCGAGCGCAATGAGGATTACGCGGGATTTTATGCAGGGACGCCGGACCAGCGGGCGCGTTTTGGCGTCATCGCTGCGATCGCCGATGGCGTGGGCGGGGCCAAAGGCGGCCGAGTTGCCGCGGAGCTCGCGGTGCGCAATTTCATCGATGGCTATCTCAGCCAGCCGCCGACGCAAGGCGTGCGACAAGCGGGCGCGCGCAGCCTCGAGGCGGTGAACCGCTGGACTCATGCGATCGGACGCACCGATCCCGCCCTGCAGAACATGGGATGCACTTTTACGGCCTTGATTCTGCGCGGGCGGCAGGCGCATGTCCTCCATCTTGGAGATACTAGGCTTTACCGCCTTCGCGATAATCGCCTGACGCTGCTGACCGAGGATCACACCTTGAGCGGCGCGGGCCGAAATCACATTCTGACGCGCGCGATCGGACCAGCCGCAGGAGTACAGATCGACTATCTGATGGAAGAGCCGCGCGTGTACGATCGATTTCTTTTATGCACCGACGGCGTTCACGGCGTATTGTCCAACCGGCGCTTGCAGGAAGAACTCGCGCGCGACGCCGCGCCCGACGAAACAGCGACGCAAATCGTCAGCGCCGCGCTCGCCGCGCGCGGCGGGGACAATGCTACCGCGCTCGTCGTCGACGTTCTCAGCCTTCCGGCCGCCAATCTTGCGGATCTCCGGCTGACAGCGGCGGCGTTGCCGATTTTGGCGCCCCGCAACGTTGGAGACAGGGTGGATGGCTATTTTTTAGGCGCCATGCTCGCCGATGGCCGGTACAACCGGGTTTTCCGAGGGATAGATGAGATCTCGCAGCAAGAGGTGATCATAAAATTCCCAAAGCCCTCAGTCGGCGAAGATGCCGTCTTGCGCCAAGCCTTTCTCCGCGAGAGCTGGATCGCAACGCGCGTGCGCAGCCCCTTTGTGGGCGAGGGCGTTGAGGTTTCGGCGCAGCGGCGGAGTTGCCTCTATACGGTGATGCCGTTCTATGAGGGCGAAACGCTGGAGCGCCGTCTGCGGCGGCCGCCCGCCGTGCGCCTCGCATCGGGGCTTAGCATCGCAATCAAACTTGCCAAAGCGGTCGCCGCCCTGCACCGCGCCGGCATCATTCATCGCGACATCAAGCCGGATAATGTCGTCTTACTGGCTGACGGTGGATTGAAGCTGATCGATCTTGGCGTGGCGCGTCTGCCGCACTTCGAGGATGCGCCGATGGAGGCGGCTCCCGGCACGCCGAGCTACATGGCTCCCGAACTGATCACCGGCGCGCCTGGCGATGAAAAGTCTGATCAATTCGCGCTTGGGGTCACGATCTACCGGATGTTCGCCGGCGCCGGCCCTTACGGCGAGATCGAGCCATTTTCCCACCCCCGCTTCGGCCGGCCGGCGCCGCTGGAAAAGCTTCGGCCCGACTTGCCCGCATGGCTTGATCGCGTCCTCGCCCGCGCCTTCGCCGTGCGCCCGGATGACAGATTTGCCGACGTTCTCGAACTGATCTTCGAGCTTGAGAATGGGGCGGATCGCGGACGGCCAGGACCGGCCCCGCGCGAGCCGCTCTACGCCCGCAACCCGCTGACGTTCTGGAAAGTGGTTTCCGCGATCCTTGCGGCGCTGCTCATCACGTCGATTGCGGTCCTGCGCAGGCATTGA
- a CDS encoding aldo/keto reductase produces the protein MEHRRLGGSGFNVPVLSFGTGTFGGKGEFFSAWGATDVKDATRLVDICLEAGLNLFDSADIYSAGAAEEVLGEAIKGRRNKVLISTKATFRSGQGPNDVGSSRFHLIEAVEGSLRRLRTDYIDLFQLHGFDALTPVEETLSTLDDLVRAGKIRYVGCSNFSGWHLMKSLAVADRYNLPRYIANQAYYSLVGRDYEWELMPLGLDQKVGCFVWSPLGWGRLTGKIRRGQPAPAVSRLPKTADMGPQIDEDYLYRVVDALDEVAKETGKSVPQIALNWLLQRPTVSSVIIGARNEEQLRQNLGAVGWNLTPAQVAKLDAASKRPAPYPYWHQHGFTERNPLPV, from the coding sequence ATGGAACATCGACGTCTTGGCGGATCGGGATTCAATGTCCCCGTCCTGAGTTTTGGCACAGGCACATTCGGCGGCAAGGGCGAATTCTTCTCGGCCTGGGGCGCTACGGATGTGAAGGACGCCACTCGGCTGGTCGATATTTGCCTCGAAGCCGGCCTCAACCTGTTCGACTCCGCTGATATCTACTCCGCCGGCGCTGCTGAAGAGGTTTTGGGCGAAGCGATCAAAGGGCGTCGCAACAAGGTTTTGATTTCGACGAAAGCGACGTTCCGGTCGGGGCAGGGGCCAAACGATGTTGGCTCTTCGCGTTTTCACTTGATCGAGGCCGTCGAAGGCTCCTTGCGGCGGCTTCGGACGGACTACATCGATCTGTTTCAGCTGCACGGCTTTGACGCCCTGACGCCGGTCGAGGAAACATTATCGACGCTGGATGATCTCGTTCGCGCCGGCAAGATCCGCTATGTCGGCTGCTCGAATTTCTCCGGTTGGCATTTGATGAAATCGCTCGCCGTCGCAGATCGCTACAATCTGCCGCGCTATATCGCGAATCAGGCTTATTATTCGTTGGTTGGCCGCGATTACGAATGGGAGCTGATGCCGCTTGGCCTCGATCAGAAAGTCGGCTGCTTTGTCTGGAGCCCGCTCGGCTGGGGGCGGTTGACCGGCAAAATCCGTCGCGGTCAACCGGCGCCGGCCGTCAGCCGGTTGCCCAAGACAGCCGATATGGGACCGCAGATCGATGAAGATTACCTCTATCGCGTTGTCGACGCCCTTGACGAAGTTGCGAAGGAGACCGGCAAATCCGTGCCGCAGATAGCGTTGAACTGGCTGCTGCAAAGGCCGACCGTATCGAGCGTCATCATCGGCGCGCGCAATGAGGAGCAACTGCGGCAAAATCTCGGAGCGGTCGGCTGGAATCTGACGCCGGCGCAAGTCGCCAAACTCGATGCCGCGAGCAAGCGCCCGGCGCCATATCCTTATTGGCATCAGCACGGATTTACCGAGCGCAATCCCTTGCCCGTCTAG
- a CDS encoding MFS transporter, with protein MDVVGVAFLVLLVGAGVRATPTILIAPLQREFGWSTATISAPIAVNIFLYGMLGPFAVAVIERFGLARSVCAALLLLAVGVALTTLMTAPWQMMLLWGVLVGSGTGMVSTVLGATVAGRWFTRHRGLVLGMLTASSATGQLIFLPILAQLAVSFGWRAVSLTVALAALLLVPLVALLMRNRPSDMGLPRYGDADLHLAAQTGESPVRRALSALARGARSRDFWLLSGTFFICGASTNGLVGTHMIPLCIDHGVAEVAAAGLLATMGLFDLVGTTASGWLTDRFDSRKLLAWYYVLRGLSLLFLPFAFDFNFYGLPLFAIFYGLDWIATVPPTVRLAGEAFGEENAALMFGWIAASHQIGAACAAFLAGVLRTETGDYFAAFFSAGLLCFFAAVLVAFIGGRPKLQGIATSPEAAAR; from the coding sequence ATGGATGTCGTCGGGGTCGCATTTCTGGTGCTGCTGGTAGGCGCCGGCGTGCGCGCCACGCCAACCATTCTTATCGCGCCGCTTCAACGCGAGTTCGGCTGGTCGACGGCGACGATCAGCGCGCCGATCGCGGTGAACATCTTTCTCTACGGCATGCTCGGTCCTTTCGCGGTCGCCGTGATCGAACGCTTCGGGCTCGCGCGTTCGGTTTGCGCCGCGCTGCTCCTTCTCGCCGTCGGAGTCGCGCTCACCACGCTGATGACGGCGCCGTGGCAAATGATGTTGCTTTGGGGCGTGCTCGTCGGATCTGGAACCGGCATGGTCTCGACCGTGCTCGGCGCGACAGTGGCTGGACGTTGGTTCACCCGGCATCGCGGGCTGGTGCTTGGGATGTTGACCGCCAGCAGCGCCACAGGCCAACTCATCTTCCTGCCGATCCTCGCCCAATTGGCGGTCAGCTTCGGGTGGCGCGCGGTATCGCTGACCGTCGCGCTGGCGGCTCTTCTATTGGTCCCGCTTGTAGCCCTGCTAATGCGCAATCGCCCATCCGACATGGGCCTGCCCCGTTACGGCGACGCCGACCTCCACCTTGCCGCGCAGACAGGCGAGAGCCCGGTTCGGCGCGCTTTGTCGGCGCTGGCGCGCGGCGCGCGCTCTCGCGATTTTTGGCTTTTGTCGGGGACTTTCTTCATTTGCGGCGCATCGACCAATGGGCTGGTCGGAACCCACATGATTCCGCTCTGCATCGATCACGGCGTCGCCGAAGTTGCGGCGGCCGGGCTGCTCGCCACAATGGGTTTGTTCGATCTTGTCGGGACGACGGCGTCGGGCTGGCTGACCGACCGCTTCGACAGCCGGAAGCTGCTCGCTTGGTATTATGTACTGCGGGGGCTCTCGCTCCTGTTCCTGCCCTTTGCGTTCGACTTCAATTTCTATGGGCTGCCGCTCTTTGCGATTTTCTATGGCCTCGACTGGATCGCGACGGTGCCGCCGACGGTCAGACTCGCGGGGGAGGCGTTTGGCGAGGAGAACGCCGCGCTCATGTTTGGCTGGATCGCGGCCTCGCACCAGATCGGCGCCGCCTGCGCGGCGTTCCTCGCCGGCGTCCTGCGCACTGAGACCGGCGATTATTTCGCCGCGTTCTTTTCGGCTGGCCTGCTCTGCTTCTTCGCGGCAGTTCTCGTCGCTTTCATTGGGGGTCGGCCCAAGCTGCAGGGCATCGCGACCTCGCCTGAGGCCGCCGCGCGCTGA
- a CDS encoding universal stress protein, producing MYKNILIPTDGSELAEKAVEHGLALAKAIGAKVAILTVTAPFRVFTTEAAMIEDTAAAYKERVAADAERVLGAAAAAAKAAGVAVETVQVEDDRPYQAIIDTANSKGSDLIVMASHGRQGISALVLGSETVKVLTHCKIPVLVHR from the coding sequence ATGTACAAGAATATCCTTATCCCAACAGATGGCTCGGAGCTCGCCGAGAAAGCGGTCGAACACGGCCTTGCGCTGGCGAAGGCGATTGGAGCCAAGGTCGCGATCCTGACGGTCACGGCCCCGTTTCGCGTCTTTACGACTGAAGCGGCGATGATCGAAGATACGGCTGCCGCGTATAAAGAGCGCGTTGCGGCGGATGCGGAGAGAGTCCTCGGCGCTGCGGCGGCTGCGGCGAAGGCGGCGGGCGTTGCGGTCGAAACCGTTCAAGTTGAAGACGACCGTCCATATCAGGCGATCATCGACACGGCGAATTCGAAAGGGAGCGACCTCATCGTGATGGCCTCGCATGGACGGCAAGGCATTTCCGCGTTGGTTCTGGGCAGCGAGACGGTGAAAGTTCTAACGCATTGCAAGATACCTGTTCTCGTCCATCGCTAA